A region of Culicoides brevitarsis isolate CSIRO-B50_1 chromosome 1, AGI_CSIRO_Cbre_v1, whole genome shotgun sequence DNA encodes the following proteins:
- the LOC134836691 gene encoding E3 ubiquitin-protein ligase Rnf220 has translation MDHEIVSPRKRSKPNNEPLTCPVCGITLRPQDMNQHYLMEMDKLQKLSTGRSRKSLSQSPPAASIGCTSSSSAFRNVNGEGSSSSSTATTTTNQVEDSWGTYQKIKNNRQNRLKIKPKKRKDEITCPVCNQRTTEDINIHVEKCLRKSDPNSASNNGHISSDDESTIDVDGESYEEYEWAGQTRIRAAGLLPGGYSAAGIGTRITPASDDENELNVDGDDNVYGPPQFSERDVIVPISKDECNSYLRDLVIGNEPPNLRNDAVKEGSHSRAPTEPRSTMEAPEPLPKDDFDSNSDTNHTIESLKSKIREYERYVQNKPKCLICMDDFKLPVVSICCWHVYCQECWLNSLGSKKLCPQCNSITGPADLRRIYL, from the exons ATGGACCACGAAATAGTGTCGCCTCGAAAGCGTTCAAAGCCGAATAACGAGCCGCTTACGTGTCCGGTGTGCGGAATTACTCTTCGACCGCAAGACATGAACCAGCATTACTTGATGGAAATggacaaattacaaaaattgagcACGGGACGAAGTCGCAAGAGCTTGAGTCAGTCACCACCTGCTGCTTCCATCGGTTGCACGTCGTCGTCAAGTGCGTTCCGGAATGTCAATGGCGAGGGCAGTTCTTCTTCGAGTACCGCAACGACAACTACAAATCAAGTCGAGGACTCTTGGGGAacatatcaaaaaatcaaaaataatcgaCAAAATCGgttaaag ataAAGCCAAAAAAGCGAAAAGATGAAATAACTTGCCCCGTTTGCAATCAACGAACAACGGAAGATATCAACATTCACGTCGAAAAATGTCTCCGAAAATCAGATCCCAACTCCGCGAGCAACAACGGACACATTTCCAGCGACGATGAAAGCACAATCGACGTCGACGGCGAATCCTACGAAGAATACGAGTGGGCAGGACAAACGAGAATCCGCGCTGCGGGTCTTTTACCCGGCGGATACAGCGCCGCCGGCATCGGAACTCGAATCACACCCGCCAGCGATGACGAAAACGAGCTAAATGTCGACGGGGACGACAACGTTTACGGTCCGCCGCAATTCTCCGAACGTGACGTCATCGTGCCCATCAGCAAAGACGAATGCAATTCCTATTTGCGGGACTTGGTGATCGGAAATGAGCCGCCAAACTTGCGAAATGACGCTGTCAAAGAAGGAAGTCACTCTCGGGCACCAACAGAACCACGATCCACGATGGAAGCACCCGAACCGCTGCCAAAAGACGATTTTGACTCGAATTCCGACACAAATCACACAATCGAGTCGCTAAAATCGAAAATTCGCGAATATGAGAGATACGTGCAGAACAAGCCGAAATGCCTCATTTGCATGGATGACTTCAAGTTACCGGTCGTGTCGATTTGCTGTTGGCACGTTTATTGCCAGGAATGCTGGTTGAACTCGCTCGGCTCGAAAAAGTTGTGTCCGCAGTGTAATTCGATTACGGGACCTGCGGATTTGAGgagaatttatttgtaa
- the LOC134827214 gene encoding mitosis initiation protein fs(1)Ya — protein MIIPDNIKCVICSRIFCCPNCRKLHEEREHAVEDKENIHKSCFICHGKPHPLKKVNSELLMEHILDAHLPLHCRKCNKIYNSKDDFHEIEKCVGAGNIPKTPTIPEDEAEDDKENVQPTKDQTLPTHKIIVEEVDEALLTPLTKINLKWRRKSAGFANTTSDHSVSASVSAIAHPNQSQLKINPDSGSKLVRTTSTPMNQVFLTKPGSLDSLCGSSYQASSIDHTSGMETDQSASNSSCSPSPAVVIKRTQFQLQRTKQLRNRLPKAQTPLRQVMSKSIQRALIEQRAERTKLLQKVGMPRKMIFDSMSSSDGSIDEPAFSSTKSPGNSGVLDLRTTPVLKRTNSAPLSRSKRQSIVVRKKVSEESLMVEALLDENYLQSDFRAKIEAISDNVINETKYEEGIAPIPLTPDIDSTPFNNNNSDEICFKSCMDDKTPVKKSAIVTPMPQNLPVVDDSFANEIFYSPKNVSRSFNTQFAEVSESESGDDDVFTANKDEEIAKEPPNRLWKLFSSVMRMATGSLNEEPRRSPPKQSIVKRSLSHLGLIAKRPMASPRPHLKRKRKTSSQTSTNSEQGAVIPELRSPLAKKYKSITGRKPISRMQSK, from the exons ATGATAATTCCCGACAAT ATCAAGTGTGTGATTTGTTCTCGTATTTTCTGTTGTCCAAATTGTCGAAAATTGCACGAGGAGCGAGAACACGCGGTCGAGGACAAGGAAAACATCCACAAAAGTTGCTTCATTTGTCATGGGAAGCCGCATCCACTGAAGAAAGTCAATTCGGAGTTGCTGATGGAACA cattttggACGCCCATTTACCACTTCATTGCCGCAAATGTAACAAg attTATAATtccaaagatgatttccaCGAGATTGAAAAATGCGTTGGAGCCGGAAATATCCCCAAAACGCCCACAATTCCCGAAGACGAAGCGGAAGACGACAAAGAAAACGTTCAACCGACCAAAGACCAAACCTTGCCGACTCACAAAATCATCGTTGAAGAAGTTGACGAAGCACTTTTGACGCCTTTGACTAAAATTAACCTCAAATGGCGTCGCAAAAGTGCCGGATTTGCCAATACCACGAGTGATCACAGTGTCTCGGCTTCAGTTTCGGCGATCGCGCATCCCAATCAGTcccaattgaaaattaatccgGATTCGGGATCAAAACTCGTCCGTACTACATCGACGCCCATGAATCAAGTTTTTCTCACGAAGCCCGGCAGTTTGGATTCTTTGTGTGGATCGTCGTACCAGGCTTCGAGCATCGATCACACGAGCGGCATGGAAACGGATCAAAGTGCTTCGAATTCGTCGTGTTCCCCATCGCCTGCGGTTGTCATCAAACGTACTCAATTTCAGCTGCAACGCACAAAACAGCTACGAAATCGACTTCCGAAGGCTCAAACTCCGTTGCGACAAGTCATGTCAAAGTCCATTCAACGTGCCCTGATCGAGCAACGGGCGGAACGGACAAAACTCCTGCAAAAAGTCGGAATGCCACGCAAGATGATCTTCGATTCGATGAGTTCGAGTGACGGAAGTATCGATGAACCGGCGTTTTCATCCACAAAAAGTCCTGGGAACTCGGGAGTTTTGGACTTGAGAACGACTCCGGTGCTAAAACGCACGAACAGTGCCCCGCTGTCGCGCTCAAAACGCCAATCGATCGTCGTACGGAAGAAAGTTAGCGAGGAATCGTTGATGGTTGAAGCTCTCCTTGACGAAAATTACCTTCAATCGGATTTCCGGGCCAAAATTGAGGCCATCAGCGATAATGTCATCAACGAAACCAAGTACGAGGAAGGCATCGCACCCATCCCATTGACGCCCGACATCGATTCGACGCcttttaacaacaacaacagcgacGAAATTTGCTTCAAGTCATGCATGGACGACAAAACTCCCGTCAAAAAATCCGCAATTGTCACGCCGATGCCACAAAATCTCCCCGTCGTCGACGATTCCTTTgccaatgaaattttttatagtccGAAAAACGTTTCGCGCAGCTTTAACACTCAATTTGCGGAGGTTTCGGAGTCCGAAAGTGGCGATGATGACGTTTTCACAGCAAATAAAGATGAAGAAATTGCCAAAGAACCTCCGAATCGTCTCtggaaacttttttcttcggtCATGCGAATGGCTACGGGATCTTTGAACGAAGAACCGAGACGTTCGCCGCCGAAGCAATCGATCGTGAAACGTTCCTTGAGCCATTTGGGACTCATCGCAAAACGTCCCATGGCATCTCCGAGACCACATTTGAAGCGCAAACGCAAAACTTCGTCCCAAACGTCGACAAATAGTGAACAAGGAGCTGTTATTCCGGAACTGAGAAGTCCATTggcgaaaaaatataaaagtattACGGGACGAAAGCCGATTTCACGCATGCAGAGCAAATAA
- the LOC134836693 gene encoding zinc finger protein 541-like has product MISIPKQDFGPSKRGSVFQSSYESFLSAKEVNNTPKPVPSINNNKDEVIELVPVVKKRGRKSIKELEELASSRPESIQNQLCDNCPSLIHLIYQHLNEIAAGRRNPIQYGTPSTEILEHLSEALGYNARQIQKMIETAKNPFRCRHCTEAFATKIEWKLHFSGQHADLKTVACLKCEKMFQTKENLRVHMQKAHKPKPKKDFPCPLDACSKEYATLKMLKRHLTISHKDQQKFLNLDEQPEASKFEQETQTSDEKPSIPVKKGRGRPVGSKNSQPAATLSAKRARITKQKIF; this is encoded by the exons atgatttccattccaAAACAGGATTTTGGTCCATCGAAGAGGGGTTCCGTCTTCCAATCGAGCTACGAGTCCTTTTTGAGCGCGAAAGAAGTCAATAACACACCAAAGCCGGTCCCGAGTATCAATAACAACAAAGACGAAGTCATCGAATTAGTTCCTGTCGTCAAGAAAAGAGGCCGGAAATCCATCAAAGAGCTCGAGGAACTCGCTTCAAGTCGTCCGGAGTCGATTCAGAACCAACTTTGCGATAATTGCCCGTCACTGATTCACTTAATTTACCAACATTTGAACGAAATTGCCGCTGGTCGTCGAAATCCCATCCAATACGGAACGCCATCGACCGAAATTCTCGAACATTTATCCGAAGCGCTTGGCTACAACGCACGCCAAATCCAAAAAATGATCGAAACCGCCAAAAATCCGTTCCGTTGTCGTCACTGCACCGAAGCTTTCGCCACAAAAATCGAGTGGAAGCTTCACTTTTCCGGGCAACATGCTGATTTGAAGACCGTTGCTTGCCTAAAATGcgagaaaatgtttcaaacgAAGGAAAATTTGAGAGTTCATATGCAAAAAGCGCACAAACCGAAGCCGAAAAAGGACTTTCCGTGTCCTCTGGATGCTTGTTCGAAGGAATATGCAACACTAAAGATGCTAAAGAGACACTTAACGATCAGTCACAAGGAccaacaaaagtttttgaatctCGATGAACAACCGGAAGCCTCGAAATTTGAACAGGAAACGCAAACAAGTGACGAAAAACCTTCGATTCCGGTGAAAAAAGGACGCGGAAGACCCGTTGGATCGAAAAATTCTCAACCTGCTGCTACTTTAAGTGCCAAAAGAGCTCgaattacaaaacaaaag attttttga
- the LOC134836692 gene encoding geranylgeranyl transferase type-1 subunit beta — protein MSHEPLIEVKKHAKYFLRFLNLLPPRLASNDSTRVTIAFFAVSGLDTLNQLDLLSETEKQNIIDWIYHLQYVPAAGGNSRAGIQGSSILNAKDVGDCSGLETYKFGHLAMTYTGLAVLLALGDDLSRLNRKAIIEGVAAVQQNDGSFSPTLMGNEHDMRFVYCAACICYMLNDWSGVDVDKMVKYIRRSIRYDFGISQHDEMESHGGTTFCALAALELSGRLHELSAKEIERIKRWLVFRQEEGFNGRPNKPIDTCYSFWIAAALKILNALDLTDFKLNRGYLMSCQNTTVGGFSKWPGIQTDPFHSYFGLCGLSFLNEPGLLPIMPGLNISMRSHERLKKLHEKWAQ, from the coding sequence atgagTCACGAACCTCTTATCGAAGTGAAAAAACATGCCAAATATTTCCTGCGATTCCTGAATTTGCTGCCTCCAAGACTCGCTTCGAACGATTCCACGCGAGTTACGATCGCTTTTTTCGCCGTAAGTGGCTTGGACACGCTCAATCAGCTGGATTTGTTGTCGGAAACGGAGAAACAGAACATCATTGACTGGATTTATCATCTGCAATACGTTCCAGCGGCGGGTGGGAATTCACGAGCCGGCATTCAAGGGTCCTCGATATTAAATGCGAAGGACGTCGGGGACTGTTCCGGACTGGAAACTTACAAATTTGGGCATTTAGCGATGACTTACACGGGTTTAGCGGTCCTTTTGGCGCTCGGCGACGACCTGAGTCGCTTAAATCGAAAGGCGATCATCGAAGGAGTTGCTGCCGTTCAACAAAACGACGGAAGTTTCAGCCCGACGTTGATGGGGAACGAACATGATATGCGATTTGTGTATTGCGCCGCGTGCATTTGTTACATGCTCAACGATTGGAGTGGCGTGGATGTCGATAAAATGGTGAAATATATTCGGCGGAGCATCAGATACGACTTTGGCATCAGTCAACACGACGAAATGGAATCGCATGGCGGCACAACTTTTTGCGCGTTGGCAGCTCTCGAACTCAGTGGGAGACTTCATGAATTATCGGCGAAAGAAATTGAACGAATTAAGCGATGGCTCGTTTTTCGACAGGAAGAAGGTTTCAATGGACGGCCTAACAAACCCATCGACACTTGTTACAGTTTTTGGATTGCGGCGGCACTCAAAATTCTTAATGCCCTCGATTTGACGGATTTTAAGCTGAATCGTGGGTATTTGATGTCGTGCCAAAATACGACAGTCGGCGGGTTTTCCAAGTGGCCCGGAATTCAAACGGATCCCTTTCATTCCTACTTTGGGTTGTGCGGCTTGAGTTTTCTGAATGAGCCCGGACTGTTGCCGATTATGCCAGGACTTAACATATCAATGAGGTCGCACGAGAGACTCAAGAAGTTGCATGAAAAGTGGGCGCAGTGA
- the LOC134837158 gene encoding RNA-binding protein 48, protein MESTSELLKHHERLEYCRNRPQYRNGKELKAVKAYSVTNESKHLYIFGVPRVNLKNDLKKLLQKCGNIVHIENISDEITKSGAKLELFTDCFHVAFEKEESARKAKKFNDARNFMGGILHISYAFERESVEETRAKLNKRRMEVNFRLKINKKSEIEGETSEKKRENPFDEAENRKKLKK, encoded by the exons aTGGAAAGTACTTCTGAGCTGTTGAAACATCACGAACGCCTCGAATATTGCCGAAATCGACCTCAATATAGGAATGGAAAGGAATTAAAAGCGGTTAAG GCCTATTCCGTGACAAATGAGTCCAAACATCTCTATATTTTCGGCGTTCCTCGAGTAAATCTCAAAAACGACTTGAAAAAACTGCTTCAGAAGTGCGGAAATATCGTTCACATCGAGAACATTAGCGATGAAATCACAAAATCCGGTGCAAAATTGGAACTTTTCACGGATTGCTTCCATGTGGCGTTCGAAAAAGAGGAATCGGCTCGAAAAGCGAAGAAATTCAACGATGCCCGGAACTTTATGGGAGGAATTTTGCACATTTCGTATGCTTTTGAGCGCGAAAGTGTCGAAGAAACGCGCGCCAAACTCAATAAAAGGCGCATGGAAGTGAATTTTAGActgaaaatcaacaaaaaatccgaAATCGAAGGAGAAACCTCAGAAAAAAAGCGAGAAAATCCCTTTGATGAAGctgaaaatcgtaaaaaactgaaaaaataa
- the LOC134827058 gene encoding dual specificity protein phosphatase 15: MGNGMNKVLPGLYVGSYRDSKDVNQLEKYEITHVIAIHDSPKRLYANLHYLMIMASDSPDQNLTQYFPLCNDFIHSARLQEKNVLIHCLAGMSRSVTVCVAYIMSVTNLNWQEALKVVRSGRQIANPNKGFQSQLQDFEMFKLEEERLRLKERYPSLALIDFDRENCDIALKNYEVMLARKTICEGSCKKGENCPTGVCRADQKANLRRKQSQSSNLSLNSITSTSSNSRTRSCPSSPRHSKHLDSASRCVSLQDDDEIMELRDSIPRPSSMSLSRSSSIASNHHANRGYQGPRGLMSYTSPSTSKIPTSAPPSLRNSRIDLSSSAYGCSPGSSGSSSGRPSSAGTVINVVSRSKLDRTASRTSLSSLQRGSSASSNSSGSGNIPTGKPPPSPKRTLRRYNAS; this comes from the exons atggGGAATGGCATGAACAAAGTGTTGCCCGGACTGTATGTTGGCTCGTATCGGGACTCCAAGGATGTCAATCAACTggaaaaatacgaaataacTCACGTAATTGCCATTCACGATAGTCCCAAGAGGCTCTACGCTAATTTGCATTATCTCATGATTATGGCGTCAGATTCGCCGGACCAG aatttgacGCAATACTTTCCACTCTGCAACGATTTCATACACAGCGCTCGACTGCAAGAGAAAAACGTGCTGATCCACTGTCTCGCTGGCATGAGTCGCAGCGTCACGGTCTGCGTGGCATACATCATGTCGGTAACGAACCTCAATTGGCAGGAAGCTCTCAAGGTTGTGCGTTCGGGCCGCCAAATCGCGAATCCCAACAAAGGCTTCCAAAGCCAACTGCAAGACTTTGAAATGTTCAAGCTCGAAGAAGAGCGCCTCCGACTTAAAGAACGCTACCCAAGTCTCGCCCTCATCGACTTTGATCGCGAAAACTGTGATATCGCGCTCAAAAACTACGAAGTGATGCTCGCGCGCAAGACGATCTGCGAGGGAAGCTgcaaaaaaggtgaaaattgtCCCACCGGAGTGTGTCGCGCGGACCAGAAAGCCAATCTCCGGCGGAAACAATCACAATCGAGTAACTTGAGTCTGAATTCCATCACATCCACATCATCCAACAGCAGAACGCGATCGTGTCCCTCGTCGCCGCGTCACAGCAAACATCTCGATTCTGCCTCGCGATGCGTTTCGTTGCAAGATGACGACGAAATCATGGAGCTCCGTGACAGCATTCCGCGTCCCTCGTCAATGTCCCTGAGTCGCAGTTCGAGTATCGCAAGCAATCATCACGCGAATCGCGGATATCAGGGACCACGTGGTCTGATGTCGTACACTTCGCCTTCGACGAGCAAAATTCCGACTTCGGCACCGCCATCACTGCGAAATTCCCGCATTGATTTGTCATCTTCGGCGTATGGATGTTCGCCCGGCAGCAGTGGGAGTTCGAGCGGAAGACCATCGAGTGCAGGGACCGTCATAAATGTCGTGAGTCGATCGAAATTGGACCGCACAGCATCTCGCACATCGCTTTCGTCGCTGCAACGTGGAAGTAGCGCGAGCAGCAATAGTAGCGGAAGTGGAAATATCCCCACAGGAAAACCTCCTCCGTCGCCCAAACGGACCCTCAGGCGATATAATGCCTCTTAA
- the LOC134832061 gene encoding UMP-CMP kinase, with the protein MSHRVILSRLVSATKSIRHLHYFTPSSPLNDFTVLRQRAKSAILSSSHRFNWYSAFSRMASAKPKVVFVLGAPGSGKGTQCSKIVEHYGYVHLSAGDLLREERARPDSEFGQLIEDCIKNGKIVPVEITCSLLENAMIKSKKETGKNSFLIDGFPRNEDNLSGWKKQMAEKVNEQFVLFFDGPTEVFIDRCLKRGQAGSGRVDDNLESLKKRLVTYENDTKPIIEYYRKQGLVNTVDACEGPDCVFEKVKSFFDKVATNGSS; encoded by the exons ATGTCGCACCGCGTCATCCTCAGTCGCTTAGTTTCGGCCACGAAAAGTATTAGACACCTTCATTATTTCACTCCGTCATCACCACTCAACGACTTCACCGTACTTCGCCAACGTGCAAAGTCTGCAATTTTATCGAGTAGTCATCGTTTCAATTGGTACAGCGCATTCAGCAGAATGGCCTCCGCCAAACCAAAAGTAGTATTTGTCTTGGGTGCTCCGGGCAGCGGCAAGGGCACGCAATGCAGCAAAATTGTCGAGCACTACGGGTACGTGCATCTGTCAGCTGGCGACTTGCTACGCGAAGAACGGGCACGACCCGATTCCGAATTCGGGCAACTTATCGAGGATTGCAtcaaaaacggaaaaattgtCCCGGTGGAAATTACGTGCAGTTTGCTGGAGAACGCGATGATTAAGAGCAAAAAG GAAACGGGCAAAAACAGCTTTTTAATCGACGGATTTCCGCGAAATGAGGACAATTTGAGCGGATGGAAGAAACAAATGGCAGAAAAAGTGAACGAACAATTCGTCTTGTTCTTCGACGGACCCACGGAAGTGTTCATCGATCGTTGTTTGAAGCGCGGACAAGCCGGAAGTGGACGAGTCGATGACAATTTGGAGAGTTTAAAGAAACGTCTAGTCACCTACGAGAACGACACGAAGCCAATTATCGAATATTATCGCAAACAGGGGCTCGTTAACACCGTCGATGCATGCGAAGGACCCGACTGTGTCTTTGAAAAAGTCAAATCCTTCTTCGATAAAGTCGCGACAAATGGCTCGTCGTAA
- the LOC134832052 gene encoding tRNA (adenine(58)-N(1))-methyltransferase catalytic subunit TRMT61A has protein sequence MSFIKHKDFIEEGDTVILYLTVFNMHAIEARTTIKNKLGEMVENVFQTTYGALKLKDIIGVKYGTKVKLSRGWGYILQPTPELWSVTLPHRTQIIYTPDISMILFQLEIKPGSVVIESGTGSGSLSHAILRAIKPHGHLHTFDFHEVRSQQAREEFQNHGLGDFVTCYHRDVCALGFTEELNGKADAVFLDLPSPHEALPHAKNALKESGGRFCSFSPCIEQSQRVCELLDSSGFVEIQTIEVLQIEHIIKTKHVPVMDFECVKTKLSDDTNAKDIASMKSKDTKKYVSEMPPQTMPGHTGYLTFATLPPLFAR, from the exons ATGAGTTTCATCAAACACAAAGACTTTATCGAGGAAGGAGACACCGTGATTCTCTACTTGACTGTTTTTAACATGCATGCCATCGAAGCACGGACCACAATTAAGAACAAGCTCGGCGAGATGGTCGAAAATGTCTTCCAAACGACGTACGGCGCCTTAAAGCTCAAGGACATCATTGGCGTGAAATACGGCACAAAG GTCAAATTAAGTCGCGGCTGGGGCTACATTCTTCAACCGACTCCCGAATTGTGGTCCGTGACGTTGCCACATCGCACGCAAATCATCTACACGCCCGATATCTCGATGATTTTATTCCAGCTCGAAATTAAGCCGGGAAGTGTGGTCATCGAATCGGGCACCGGAAGCGGGTCATTGTCCCATGCGATCTTGAGAGCGATTAAACCTCACGGGCACTTGCATACTTTCGATTTTCACGAAGTTCGGTCCCAACAGGCACGAGAGGAATTCCAAAATCACGGTTTGGGTGACTTTGTGACGTGTTACCATCGCGATGTTTGTGCCCTCGGCTTCACGGAAGAACTTAATGGCAAAGCTGACGCCGTTTTCTTGGATTTGCCAAGTCCCCATGAAGCACTGCCGCATGCGAAAAATGCCTTAAAAGAGTCGG GTGGTCGTTTTTGTTCCTTCTCGCCGTGCATCGAGCAGTCGCAACGTGTTTGTGAATTGCTGGATTCGAGTGGATTTGTGGAGATTCAGACGATTGAGGTGCTGCAGATCGAACACATTATTAAGACGAAGCATGTTCCCGTGATGGATTTTGAGTGCGTTAAAACGAAG CTCTCCGACGACACCAACGCCAAGGACATCGCCAGCATGAAGTcaaaagacacgaaaaaatacGTCTCTGAGATGCCTCCCCAAACGATGCCCGGTCACACGGGTTACTTAACATTCGCCACGCTTCCCCCACTTTTCGCGAGAtaa